One window from the genome of Candidatus Chlorohelix allophototropha encodes:
- a CDS encoding IS4 family transposase: protein MFLSIHLTKPFLVVQFFWFIIRSELAQIAKVSKQALDQSFTSQAASYLQALLGWCVEKMLGQEPASLSLLQRFKGVYVLDSSTISLPPTLSAHWQGCGKEGSQSEAGLKLHVGLELLSGALLGPELSPARLHDRQGPHQKLSLPAGALRITDLGYFKLGRLKELEAQAVLYLTKAQTGLQVYGAHQQPLALSKWLGQQSQKLIDRVVEVGVKERLRCRLVAWQVPSGVVQTRQQAFKELARKQQRPVSAERQALSYWSVYLTNLSQEQASPAEVAVLYRLRWQIELLFKLWKSGGGLERWHSHKPWAILCEIYAKLIGQIIQHWLVLAGVWQEAERSLIKASRIVRAHARSLLFRIDNPPHLLQELIYICASMQKGCRLDRKKSKPSSFQLLNSPPILLPQLLN from the coding sequence ATGTTTTTAAGTATACACCTTACCAAACCCTTTTTAGTTGTTCAGTTCTTCTGGTTCATTATACGGAGTGAACTGGCACAAATAGCCAAGGTTAGCAAACAAGCGCTTGACCAGAGTTTTACAAGCCAAGCGGCAAGTTATTTACAGGCTTTGTTAGGTTGGTGTGTAGAAAAAATGCTAGGGCAGGAACCAGCGAGTTTGAGCCTACTGCAACGCTTCAAAGGGGTGTATGTACTGGATAGTTCGACTATCAGTTTACCGCCAACCTTGAGCGCCCATTGGCAAGGGTGTGGGAAAGAGGGTAGTCAAAGTGAGGCTGGTCTGAAACTGCACGTGGGTTTGGAACTGCTAAGCGGGGCGCTACTGGGACCGGAATTAAGTCCAGCCCGTCTGCACGATCGGCAAGGACCGCATCAAAAGCTAAGTTTACCAGCGGGGGCGCTACGGATAACCGATTTAGGCTATTTCAAATTGGGACGATTGAAAGAATTAGAAGCGCAAGCGGTATTGTACCTAACCAAAGCTCAAACCGGACTACAAGTGTACGGGGCGCACCAACAACCCTTAGCTTTGAGTAAATGGTTGGGACAGCAGTCACAAAAGCTGATAGATAGGGTAGTAGAGGTGGGGGTAAAAGAACGTTTGCGCTGTCGGTTAGTGGCATGGCAAGTACCTTCTGGAGTAGTACAAACTCGTCAGCAGGCTTTCAAGGAGTTGGCACGCAAGCAGCAGCGTCCGGTCAGCGCCGAACGTCAAGCCTTAAGCTACTGGAGTGTGTATCTAACCAATCTATCGCAGGAGCAGGCTAGTCCCGCAGAAGTGGCAGTATTGTATCGGTTACGCTGGCAGATTGAACTTCTTTTCAAATTGTGGAAAAGTGGGGGTGGATTGGAACGCTGGCATAGCCACAAGCCTTGGGCGATATTATGCGAAATATATGCCAAACTGATTGGGCAAATTATTCAGCACTGGTTAGTGCTGGCAGGGGTGTGGCAAGAGGCGGAACGCAGTCTCATCAAGGCTAGTCGTATTGTGCGAGCACACGCCCGCAGCTTACTGTTTCGTATTGATAATCCGCCCCACTTATTGCAAGAATTGATTTATATTTGTGCTAGTATGCAAAAAGGCTGTCGTTTGGATAGGAAAAAATCCAAACCCTCCAGTTTTCAGCTGCTTAATAGTCCTCCTATTTTGCTTCCGCAGCTCTTAAATTGA